One segment of Mycolicibacterium baixiangningiae DNA contains the following:
- a CDS encoding LysR family transcriptional regulator ArgP, translated as MRDETRLGADQLAALAAVIEFGSFDAAADHLHVTPSAVSQRIKTLEHRVGQVLVVREKPCRATASGVPLLRLAAQTALLEAEALGELGGPGTAQRPRVALAVNADSMSTWFTAVLGDVSEVLFDIRIEDQDHSARLLREGVVMGAVTTERRPVPGCRVQSLGLMRYLPVASAAYVERYLPDGFTPGAAAHAPSLAWNRDDALQDMLLRKGFRRTVPRPVHYVPTAEGFGAAVRAGLGWGMYPEQLAAPHLADGSFVRIADVHLDVPLYWQCWKLDSPLVKRVTGAVRSAATGLARRKVRSAAGG; from the coding sequence ATGCGCGACGAGACCCGCCTCGGTGCCGATCAGCTCGCCGCCCTCGCCGCGGTGATCGAGTTCGGCAGCTTCGACGCGGCCGCCGACCACCTGCACGTGACACCGTCCGCGGTGAGTCAGCGCATCAAGACTCTCGAGCATCGGGTGGGCCAGGTGCTGGTGGTACGTGAGAAGCCCTGCCGCGCAACGGCATCGGGTGTACCACTGTTGCGCCTCGCGGCGCAGACCGCGCTATTGGAGGCCGAGGCGCTCGGCGAACTGGGCGGCCCGGGCACCGCGCAGCGCCCTCGGGTGGCGCTCGCGGTCAACGCGGATTCGATGTCGACATGGTTCACCGCGGTGCTCGGCGACGTCTCGGAGGTCCTGTTCGACATCCGGATCGAGGACCAGGATCACTCGGCGCGGTTGCTGCGCGAAGGTGTGGTGATGGGTGCGGTCACCACCGAACGCCGCCCGGTGCCCGGCTGCCGCGTCCAATCACTCGGGCTGATGCGCTACCTCCCTGTCGCGAGCGCGGCGTACGTCGAACGGTATCTGCCCGACGGGTTCACTCCGGGTGCCGCCGCGCACGCGCCGTCGCTGGCGTGGAACCGCGATGACGCGCTGCAGGACATGTTGCTTCGCAAGGGGTTTCGTCGCACGGTCCCGCGGCCGGTGCACTACGTGCCGACCGCCGAGGGGTTCGGCGCTGCGGTGCGCGCCGGGTTGGGGTGGGGGATGTACCCGGAGCAACTGGCGGCTCCCCACCTGGCCGACGGATCCTTCGTCCGCATCGCCGACGTCCACCTCGACGTCCCGCTGTACTGGCAATGCTGGAAACTCGACAGCCCGCTCGTCAAGCGGGTCACCGGCGCGGTGCGTTCGGCGGCGACCGGCCTGGCGCGCCGGAAGGTCAGATCCGCCGCCGGAGGATGA
- a CDS encoding STAS domain-containing protein, whose protein sequence is MATPLTVSADRHDDGTPLLVAAGEIDRSNIETFTRALTTVIASADGTGGPGGPVTIDLTAVEYLDSAAIGALSVHADQAPGMRLLANPYLIPVLRISGIDQLATVQAAGVDPAEADPS, encoded by the coding sequence ATGGCCACACCGCTCACCGTCAGCGCCGACCGGCACGACGACGGCACCCCGCTGCTGGTCGCGGCCGGCGAGATCGACCGGAGCAACATCGAGACCTTCACCCGGGCCCTCACCACGGTGATCGCCTCCGCAGACGGCACCGGCGGCCCCGGCGGCCCGGTGACCATCGACCTCACCGCGGTCGAATACCTGGACAGCGCCGCGATCGGCGCGCTGTCGGTGCACGCCGATCAGGCGCCGGGGATGCGTCTCCTCGCCAATCCGTACCTGATTCCGGTGCTCCGGATCAGCGGCATCGACCAACTGGCCACCGTCCAAGCCGCCGGCGTCGACCCGGCCGAGGCAGATCCGAGCTGA
- a CDS encoding YihY/virulence factor BrkB family protein — MIGWLDRLQQRSRVMGYIIAVIYKYVDDQGGYLAALITYYAFVSLFPLLLLLTTVLGVLLVGRPELQQQVVEATVSQFPLIGQQLAEPEKLSGGVAAIVIGILGALYGGSGVGQAIQNAMDSVWAVPRNKRPDPFRSRFRSLLLLLVLGTAAIAATVLSAFGRAVDDFGAFGRSGILVATIAINTGICLVAFRMTTSRKLTYRQVLPGALAAAAVWQFLQWFGAGFIARIASSSSATNTVFALVLGLLAFLYLISVSLVLCAELNVVRVDRLYPRALLTPFTDEVTLTSADRRTYTGKAKAERVKGFQHVSVTFEESRSDAHEVLDPAAGEVDEEAGGHDPQQRADLTGLAGAGADDHPRDEPDADPVGDRVGEGHGRHSEDHGQRH, encoded by the coding sequence GTGATCGGTTGGCTCGACAGGCTGCAGCAGCGCAGTCGGGTGATGGGCTACATCATCGCGGTCATCTACAAGTACGTCGATGATCAGGGCGGCTACCTCGCGGCGCTGATCACCTACTACGCGTTCGTCTCGCTCTTTCCGCTGCTGCTCCTGCTGACCACAGTGCTCGGCGTGCTACTCGTCGGCCGCCCGGAGTTGCAGCAGCAGGTCGTCGAGGCGACCGTCAGCCAGTTCCCGCTGATCGGTCAGCAACTGGCCGAGCCCGAGAAACTCAGCGGCGGGGTGGCCGCCATCGTGATCGGCATCCTGGGGGCGCTCTACGGTGGCTCCGGGGTCGGACAGGCCATCCAGAATGCGATGGACTCGGTGTGGGCGGTGCCCCGCAACAAGCGCCCCGATCCGTTCCGGTCCCGCTTCCGCAGCCTGCTGCTCCTGCTCGTGCTGGGGACGGCGGCGATCGCGGCGACGGTGCTGTCGGCGTTCGGCCGCGCCGTCGACGATTTCGGCGCGTTCGGCAGGTCGGGGATCCTGGTGGCGACCATCGCGATCAACACCGGGATCTGTCTGGTGGCGTTCCGGATGACGACGAGCCGCAAGCTGACCTACCGGCAGGTGTTGCCGGGAGCCCTTGCCGCAGCGGCGGTCTGGCAGTTCCTGCAGTGGTTCGGAGCAGGATTCATCGCGCGGATTGCGAGCTCTTCGAGCGCCACCAACACCGTGTTCGCCCTGGTCCTCGGGCTGTTGGCGTTCCTCTACCTCATCTCGGTCAGCCTGGTGCTGTGCGCGGAACTCAACGTCGTGCGGGTCGACCGGCTGTATCCGCGCGCGCTGCTCACCCCGTTCACCGACGAGGTGACACTGACCTCGGCGGATCGCCGCACCTACACCGGTAAGGCGAAAGCCGAGCGGGTCAAGGGTTTTCAGCACGTCTCGGTGACGTTCGAGGAGAGCCGGTCAGACGCCCATGAGGTTCTCGATCCAGCCGCGGGCGAAGTAGACGAGGAAGCCGGCGGCCACGACCCACAGCAGCGGGCTGATCTCACGGGCCTTGCCGGCGCCGGAGCGGACGACCACCCACGAGATGAACCCGACGCCGATCCCGTTGGCGATCGAGTAGGTGAAGGGCATGGCCGCCACAGTGAGGACCACGGGCAACGCCACTGA